One window from the genome of Pseudomonas frederiksbergensis encodes:
- a CDS encoding AmpG family muropeptide MFS transporter, translated as MPRKTWRAALAAYASPSTLVLLLLGFAAGLPYMLVFSTLSVWLREAGVARETIGYASLIGLAYAFKWVWSPLLDQWRLPLLGKLGRRRSWLVLSQGLVILGLVGMGFCDPQKHLSWLIAIAVIVAFASATQDIAVDAYRLEIVDDTRQAALAASYMSGYRIAALLATAGALFFAEGFGSTGFSYKHSAWAGTYLLFGLLMVPALLTSLFMREPPVPLRTQLQAGRYTFVHQLASVFVLIVLLVSVPAMFTQLYNTDFASVLFEGVSLLDLLLEDRAFLRAILYIILTALCLSSMGRRGLAPVLTPVNDFILRYRWQALLLLGLIATYRMSDTVMGVMANVFYIDQGFTKDQIASVSKIFGLIMTLVGAGMGGLLIVRFGILPILFIGGVSSAATNILFLMLTDMGADLQMLIVTISLDNFSSGLATSAFVAYLSSLTNLKFSATQYALLSSIMLLLPRLIGGYSGVMVEKFGYHDFFLITALLGVPTLLLIALHWYQENRRQGSTSGSESEPESPPTRPAQES; from the coding sequence ATGCCCCGTAAAACCTGGCGCGCCGCCCTCGCCGCCTATGCCAGTCCTTCGACGCTCGTGCTGTTGCTGCTAGGCTTCGCCGCCGGCTTGCCGTACATGCTGGTGTTCTCCACGCTCTCGGTCTGGTTGCGCGAAGCGGGCGTGGCGCGCGAGACCATCGGTTACGCCAGCCTGATCGGCCTGGCATATGCCTTCAAATGGGTCTGGTCGCCCTTGCTGGACCAATGGCGCCTGCCATTGCTGGGCAAGCTGGGGCGCCGCCGGTCGTGGCTGGTGCTTTCCCAGGGGCTCGTCATCCTGGGTTTGGTGGGCATGGGCTTCTGCGACCCGCAGAAGCACCTGTCCTGGCTGATCGCAATCGCGGTGATAGTGGCCTTCGCCTCCGCCACCCAGGACATCGCCGTCGATGCCTATCGACTGGAAATCGTCGACGACACCCGCCAGGCCGCGCTGGCCGCCAGCTACATGTCCGGCTACCGGATCGCCGCCCTGCTGGCAACCGCTGGTGCGCTGTTTTTCGCCGAAGGGTTCGGCTCCACCGGGTTCAGCTACAAGCATTCGGCATGGGCCGGCACGTACCTGCTGTTCGGCCTATTGATGGTGCCAGCACTGCTGACCTCGCTGTTCATGCGCGAGCCACCCGTGCCACTGCGCACCCAGTTACAGGCCGGTCGCTATACCTTCGTCCATCAATTGGCGTCGGTCTTCGTCTTGATCGTGCTGCTGGTGTCGGTCCCGGCGATGTTCACCCAGCTCTATAACACCGACTTTGCCAGCGTGCTGTTCGAAGGCGTCAGCCTGCTCGACCTGCTGCTCGAAGATCGGGCCTTCCTGCGCGCCATCCTCTATATCATCCTGACGGCCCTGTGCCTGTCCTCGATGGGCCGTCGCGGCCTGGCACCCGTGCTGACGCCGGTCAACGACTTCATCCTGCGCTACCGCTGGCAGGCACTGCTGCTGCTCGGACTGATCGCCACCTACCGGATGTCCGACACGGTCATGGGCGTCATGGCCAACGTCTTCTACATCGACCAAGGGTTCACCAAGGATCAGATCGCCAGCGTCAGCAAGATCTTCGGGTTGATCATGACGCTGGTGGGCGCCGGCATGGGCGGCCTGCTCATCGTGCGATTCGGCATCTTGCCGATCCTGTTCATTGGGGGCGTATCTTCGGCAGCCACCAACATCCTGTTCCTGATGCTCACGGACATGGGCGCCGACCTGCAGATGCTGATTGTCACGATCTCCCTGGACAATTTCAGCTCGGGCCTGGCGACTTCGGCATTCGTCGCGTACCTGTCCAGCCTGACCAACCTGAAGTTCTCGGCCACCCAATACGCCCTGCTCAGCTCGATCATGCTCCTGCTGCCGCGCTTGATCGGCGGTTACTCCGGGGTCATGGTGGAGAAATTCGGCTACCACGACTTTTTCCTGATCACCGCCCTGCTTGGCGTTCCGACCCTGCTGCTGATCGCGCTGCACTGGTATCAGGAAAACCGCCGCCAGGGCTCGACGTCCGGATCGGAGTCGGAACCGGAATCGCCGCCGACCCGGCCCGCCCAAGAGTCGTAA
- a CDS encoding MGMT family protein, whose translation MLVTDTPADTENAAHIRRTTLYLTLAQVPAGKVVTYGQLAEMAGLGRAARWVGRTLSQLPNDTKLPWHRVLGAGGRISLPAGTASGDEQRARLRTEGISILNNRVDIQRHGWRPVEHSG comes from the coding sequence GTGCTTGTGACTGACACTCCTGCGGATACCGAGAACGCCGCCCATATCCGCCGCACCACGCTTTATCTGACCCTCGCGCAGGTGCCCGCCGGCAAGGTCGTAACCTATGGCCAGCTCGCCGAGATGGCCGGCCTGGGCCGCGCCGCGCGCTGGGTCGGACGAACCCTCAGCCAATTGCCGAACGACACCAAGCTGCCCTGGCATCGCGTACTGGGTGCCGGTGGTCGGATCAGCCTGCCGGCGGGCACCGCCTCAGGGGACGAACAACGCGCACGCCTGCGCACGGAAGGGATCAGTATCCTGAACAATCGTGTTGATATTCAGCGCCATGGCTGGCGCCCGGTAGAGCACAGCGGTTAG
- a CDS encoding cold-shock protein, with protein MSNRQTGTVKWFNDEKGFGFITPQSGDDLFVHFKAIQSDGFKSLKEGQQVSFIATRGQKGMQAEEVQVI; from the coding sequence ATGTCTAATCGCCAAACCGGTACCGTTAAGTGGTTCAACGATGAAAAAGGCTTCGGCTTCATCACCCCACAATCCGGTGACGACCTGTTCGTTCACTTCAAAGCTATCCAATCCGACGGCTTCAAAAGCCTGAAAGAAGGCCAACAGGTTTCTTTCATCGCTACCCGCGGTCAGAAAGGCATGCAAGCTGAAGAAGTTCAAGTTATCTAA
- a CDS encoding DUF481 domain-containing protein codes for MLSRTLLCLAVTSASMPLLADTVWLKNGDKLSGKITVFDGGKLLIQTDYAGAIPIDWKQVKTLESDQQLLVKQDAYTGEKAKALQAAEDGKVTLANGDAPKTVELASIQQILKPKPVVEDLVWKGNIDAALDYQRAEADTDDYDIDFKTSARHGRWRHTAEGEYNREFQDDVVSADNWRLEYSLDRFLTDKWFWQGRLNYKRDKVEDLARQRVVGTGPGYQFWDDELGAFSLGSLLNRTDYEYRDGGTDNFYSVAMKWDYNRYLIGKRVELFTNGEVGKPLSGVAEYAYDAEVGLRYKVTDWASLNLKAEKDVIEGTEDSDLSKTRYTAGFGVTW; via the coding sequence ATGTTGTCCAGAACCCTGCTGTGCCTAGCTGTTACGAGCGCCTCCATGCCCTTGCTTGCCGATACCGTCTGGTTGAAGAACGGCGACAAGCTCAGCGGCAAGATCACTGTTTTCGACGGCGGCAAGCTGCTGATCCAGACCGATTACGCCGGCGCGATCCCTATCGACTGGAAACAGGTCAAGACCCTCGAGAGTGACCAGCAATTGCTGGTCAAGCAGGACGCCTACACTGGCGAAAAGGCCAAGGCGTTGCAGGCGGCCGAGGATGGCAAGGTGACCTTGGCCAACGGTGACGCCCCCAAGACCGTCGAGCTGGCGAGTATCCAACAGATTCTCAAGCCCAAGCCGGTGGTCGAGGATCTGGTCTGGAAAGGCAATATCGACGCCGCATTGGATTATCAGCGCGCGGAGGCCGATACCGATGATTACGATATCGACTTCAAGACTTCGGCGCGCCATGGCAGATGGCGGCACACCGCCGAAGGCGAATACAACCGTGAATTCCAGGACGATGTGGTGTCGGCTGACAATTGGCGGCTGGAATACTCCCTCGACCGGTTCCTGACGGATAAATGGTTCTGGCAAGGTCGCCTGAACTACAAGCGCGACAAGGTCGAAGACCTGGCTCGCCAGCGTGTGGTGGGTACCGGTCCCGGTTATCAGTTCTGGGACGATGAACTGGGGGCATTCTCCCTGGGATCGCTGCTCAACCGCACCGATTACGAATACCGCGATGGCGGCACGGACAACTTCTATTCCGTGGCGATGAAGTGGGATTACAACCGCTACCTGATCGGCAAGCGGGTCGAGTTGTTCACCAATGGCGAAGTGGGCAAGCCATTGTCCGGCGTAGCCGAGTACGCCTATGACGCCGAGGTCGGGTTGCGCTACAAGGTGACCGACTGGGCATCGCTCAACCTCAAGGCCGAGAAGGATGTGATCGAAGGGACGGAAGACAGCGACCTGAGCAAGACGCGTTATACGGCCGGGTTTGGCGTGACCTGGTGA